One genomic segment of Thioclava sp. GXIMD2076 includes these proteins:
- a CDS encoding LacI family DNA-binding transcriptional regulator → MPKAGKNWKGPNIAQIAALAGVGPASVDRVLNNRPGVKETTRNRVMAALDKLAADHRMQDLRQIGFFCISGPSFNGQMMQAMQMVNASIAGVELTGQFFTTEEIEPGRFAAALEQAGRELDAVIVIAYEHPAINGALRKIAALGKPTVCLTSDLPSSRRTVYVGNDQYAAGSVAAQLIGQILPPVPQHILLVMSVPFRCQQEREMGFRRVLRQDYPHLSIQERVISNDNVERTEELLASHLASARPPGAIYNVAGANRGVGAALEHAGLSGKTVFIGHELTPFTRVLLEAGTMDYVISHDSAAELVQAVRAIDERLRGIESQPAPSSILIHTRYNCN, encoded by the coding sequence ATGCCGAAAGCTGGCAAGAACTGGAAAGGCCCGAATATCGCGCAGATTGCCGCCCTTGCCGGTGTGGGGCCGGCCTCCGTCGACCGCGTGCTCAACAACCGGCCCGGCGTCAAAGAAACGACCCGAAACCGCGTGATGGCGGCACTCGACAAGCTGGCCGCCGATCACCGGATGCAGGATCTGCGTCAGATCGGGTTTTTCTGTATCTCCGGTCCGTCCTTCAACGGACAGATGATGCAGGCGATGCAGATGGTGAATGCCTCTATCGCGGGGGTGGAGCTAACGGGGCAGTTCTTTACCACCGAGGAGATCGAACCGGGACGATTTGCGGCGGCACTGGAACAGGCGGGGCGCGAGCTGGATGCGGTGATCGTCATTGCCTACGAGCATCCGGCCATCAACGGCGCGCTGCGCAAGATCGCGGCCCTCGGCAAGCCCACGGTCTGCCTGACCTCGGATCTGCCCAGTTCGCGGCGCACGGTCTATGTTGGCAATGACCAATATGCGGCGGGTAGCGTGGCCGCGCAGCTGATCGGACAGATCCTCCCGCCGGTTCCGCAACATATCCTGCTGGTGATGAGCGTGCCGTTCCGTTGCCAGCAGGAGCGCGAGATGGGGTTCCGCCGGGTGCTGCGGCAGGACTACCCGCATCTGAGCATTCAGGAGCGGGTGATCTCGAATGACAATGTCGAACGCACCGAGGAACTTCTGGCGAGCCATCTGGCATCGGCCCGCCCGCCCGGTGCGATCTATAACGTGGCGGGGGCCAATCGCGGCGTAGGGGCTGCGCTCGAACATGCGGGACTGAGTGGCAAAACGGTCTTTATCGGTCACGAGCTGACGCCATTCACGCGGGTTCTGCTTGAGGCAGGCACGATGGATTACGTCATCTCGCATGATTCGGCCGCCGAGCTGGTCCAGGCCGTGCGGGCCATCGACGAGCGTCTGCGCGGTATCGAAAGCCAACCCGCACCCTCCTCGATCCTGATCCATACCCGTTACAACTGCAACTGA
- a CDS encoding amino acid ABC transporter ATP-binding protein, with product MTGTDPILRIEDLRKSYGVFEVLKGISFDVYPRQVVGLLGRSGSGKSTLLRCLNFLEQPNAGRIFLEQEEVGVRSAAGGRKPVPAARLAYQRRQMAMVFQNFNLWPHMTVLENITEGPVKVLGLSKDEAVAEARSLLVKVGMETKEDQYPIRLSGGQQQRVAIARALAMRPRLMLFDEPTSSLDPELVAEVLKVMRDLADAGTTMLVVTHEMAFARDVCDRVLLLHEGQLIEQGPPAEVMLQSQNPVAASFFAGLREEAAQ from the coding sequence ATGACCGGAACGGACCCCATTCTTCGTATCGAGGATCTCCGTAAATCCTACGGTGTCTTCGAAGTGCTCAAAGGTATCTCGTTTGATGTGTATCCCCGTCAGGTCGTGGGGCTTCTGGGGCGCAGTGGCTCCGGCAAGTCAACCTTGCTGCGCTGTCTGAATTTCCTTGAACAGCCCAATGCCGGACGAATTTTTCTCGAGCAGGAAGAAGTGGGTGTCCGCAGTGCCGCCGGAGGGCGCAAGCCTGTTCCGGCGGCACGCCTTGCCTATCAGCGCCGCCAGATGGCAATGGTGTTTCAGAACTTCAATCTCTGGCCGCATATGACAGTGCTGGAGAATATCACCGAAGGTCCCGTCAAGGTGCTGGGACTGTCCAAGGACGAGGCCGTGGCCGAAGCGCGCAGCCTCCTGGTCAAGGTCGGCATGGAAACGAAGGAAGACCAGTATCCGATCCGCCTGTCGGGTGGTCAGCAGCAGCGTGTGGCCATTGCCCGTGCGCTGGCGATGCGACCCAGGCTGATGCTGTTCGACGAGCCGACCTCCTCGCTTGATCCCGAACTGGTGGCCGAGGTGCTCAAGGTCATGCGCGATCTGGCCGATGCGGGCACCACCATGCTGGTTGTGACCCACGAGATGGCCTTCGCGCGTGACGTCTGCGACCGCGTCCTTTTGCTGCATGAGGGCCAGCTGATCGAGCAGGGCCCGCCCGCCGAGGTCATGCTGCAATCGCAAAACCCTGTCGCCGCGTCCTTCTTCGCCGGACTGCGCGAGGAGGCCGCACAATGA
- a CDS encoding LysR family transcriptional regulator → MDRREIEVFVTVMQLGSVSAAARLLNMAQPSVSKAIAMIERRHGISLFERHKGRLTPTEAARQLLGEASRLEAELSRFDRYVDTIRQMRPGLIRVAATPSLSLGLLPVLARLYRERHGDQGFIFDMHPNHDITAAVERGQYDLGLMVQAGADPLPGTLKIAGGHIICIMPEDHPLAAHAEIGAGDISGQDLVAITTDRDIVAMLMRNVPGFDRRSSRSLETNRYNIAVNLVRQGLGMTLVDGFTTFDLPREGLAWRPVTPSMEVSLLAAIGETTAQRPEMRALLDILGGLEFGTAG, encoded by the coding sequence ATGGACCGGCGCGAGATCGAGGTATTCGTCACTGTCATGCAACTCGGATCCGTGTCTGCGGCGGCGCGCCTTTTGAACATGGCACAGCCTTCGGTTTCGAAGGCCATCGCCATGATCGAGCGTCGCCATGGCATCTCGTTGTTCGAGCGTCACAAGGGGCGGCTGACCCCGACAGAGGCCGCCCGTCAGCTTCTGGGAGAGGCGTCGCGGCTCGAGGCGGAGCTGTCACGCTTTGATCGCTATGTGGACACGATCCGCCAGATGCGCCCTGGTCTGATCCGCGTGGCGGCGACCCCCTCGCTTTCGCTGGGTCTGTTACCGGTGCTGGCGCGGCTTTACCGCGAAAGGCATGGCGATCAGGGGTTTATCTTCGACATGCATCCCAATCACGATATCACGGCGGCGGTGGAGCGGGGGCAATATGATCTGGGGCTGATGGTGCAGGCGGGCGCGGACCCGTTGCCGGGCACGCTCAAGATCGCAGGGGGCCACATCATCTGTATCATGCCCGAGGATCATCCTCTGGCCGCGCATGCCGAGATCGGGGCCGGAGATATCTCCGGTCAGGATCTGGTCGCCATCACCACCGACCGCGATATCGTGGCGATGCTGATGCGCAATGTTCCGGGTTTCGACCGGCGCAGCTCGCGCAGCCTCGAGACGAACCGTTACAATATCGCGGTCAATCTGGTGCGTCAGGGGCTGGGGATGACACTGGTAGACGGGTTTACTACGTTCGATCTCCCAAGGGAGGGGCTTGCGTGGCGGCCTGTCACGCCCAGCATGGAGGTCAGCCTTCTGGCGGCGATAGGCGAGACCACGGCGCAGCGCCCCGAAATGCGCGCATTGCTGGACATACTGGGCGGGCTGGAATTTGGCACCGCCGGATAG
- a CDS encoding sugar phosphate isomerase/epimerase, with amino-acid sequence MKLGFVTDSLGGMAFGDVLEHAQRMGVSGLEINTCGWSTAPHFDLARMAGDAGVRKDFLKQVTERGLEVISLNANGNPLHPTDPRQGEDLRTTIRLAGEMGIKTVCTMSGLPAGSPEDRMPNWVVSSWPPETREILHYQWHEKLFPFWHEIAELARESGVERIALELHGNQCVYNVPSLLRLRAEIGPVIGANLDPSHLFWMGADPLQATEALGEAIYHVHAKDTFLNAPVQATTSLLENGSLMDIPARSWSYITLGFGHGEEWWRQFCYRLKMAGYDGWLSIEHEDVLLNSLEGLEKSVALLQGVMPVAASDFKPQAI; translated from the coding sequence ATGAAACTGGGATTTGTGACCGACAGTCTTGGTGGGATGGCATTCGGGGATGTGCTCGAGCACGCGCAGCGGATGGGGGTCTCGGGCCTCGAGATCAACACCTGCGGCTGGTCCACCGCCCCACATTTCGATCTGGCGCGGATGGCGGGGGATGCGGGCGTCCGCAAGGATTTCCTCAAACAGGTTACCGAACGCGGGCTCGAGGTGATCAGCCTCAATGCCAATGGCAACCCGCTCCACCCGACCGATCCGCGCCAAGGTGAGGATCTGAGGACCACAATCCGGTTGGCGGGTGAAATGGGCATCAAGACCGTCTGCACCATGTCGGGCCTGCCTGCCGGATCGCCCGAGGACCGGATGCCCAACTGGGTGGTGTCTTCATGGCCACCCGAGACCCGGGAAATTCTGCATTATCAGTGGCACGAGAAGCTATTCCCGTTCTGGCATGAAATCGCGGAGCTAGCCCGTGAAAGCGGGGTGGAACGGATCGCGCTCGAGCTGCATGGCAATCAATGCGTCTATAACGTGCCCTCGCTCCTGAGGCTGCGCGCCGAGATAGGGCCGGTGATCGGAGCAAATCTCGATCCTTCCCATCTGTTCTGGATGGGGGCAGATCCGCTTCAGGCCACCGAGGCACTGGGTGAGGCGATCTACCATGTCCATGCCAAGGACACCTTCCTCAATGCGCCGGTTCAGGCCACCACGAGCCTTCTGGAAAACGGTTCCCTGATGGATATTCCGGCACGCAGCTGGTCCTATATCACGCTGGGCTTCGGTCACGGGGAGGAGTGGTGGCGTCAGTTCTGCTACCGGCTTAAAATGGCGGGCTATGATGGCTGGTTATCTATCGAACACGAGGATGTCCTGCTGAACTCTCTGGAAGGGCTCGAGAAATCCGTCGCACTTTTGCAAGGCGTCATGCCGGTCGCTGCCTCGGATTTCAAACCGCAGGCAATCTGA
- a CDS encoding ATP-binding cassette domain-containing protein — protein MTAPVLEMRKVDKSFGPIDVLHEISLKVHAGEVLCLLGDNGAGKSTLIKTLSGVHQPSSGEMLMDGKPVLFNTPREAQDHGIATVHQFGGTYPLMSVGRNFFMGAEPTKGWGPFRRFDRHVANRIAVEAVQNFGITRITDGDRLVGALSGGERQSLAIARAVHFGARVLILDEPTAALGVKQAAHVLRIVNEAKRRGLAVIFITHQVMHAMAVGDHFAVLIRGAIAADFRKGEKTREEIADLMAGGESMSALEASIEVYQDTHDGHSPQTAG, from the coding sequence ATGACTGCTCCCGTTCTGGAAATGCGCAAAGTCGACAAAAGCTTCGGGCCGATCGACGTGCTGCACGAGATCTCGCTCAAGGTGCATGCGGGCGAGGTGCTCTGCCTTCTGGGCGATAACGGTGCCGGCAAATCCACGCTGATCAAGACCCTCTCGGGGGTCCACCAGCCCAGCTCCGGCGAGATGCTGATGGATGGCAAGCCGGTTTTGTTCAACACGCCCCGCGAGGCGCAGGATCACGGCATCGCCACCGTCCACCAGTTCGGCGGCACCTATCCGCTGATGTCGGTGGGGCGCAACTTCTTCATGGGCGCCGAGCCCACCAAGGGTTGGGGTCCGTTCCGCCGCTTCGACCGCCATGTGGCCAATAGGATCGCCGTGGAGGCCGTGCAGAATTTCGGCATCACTCGGATCACCGATGGCGACCGTCTGGTGGGCGCGCTCTCGGGCGGCGAGCGCCAATCGCTGGCCATCGCACGCGCGGTGCATTTCGGGGCGCGCGTGCTGATCCTCGACGAACCGACCGCCGCACTGGGCGTCAAACAGGCGGCCCACGTCCTGCGTATCGTCAACGAGGCCAAGCGCCGGGGTCTGGCCGTGATCTTCATCACCCATCAGGTCATGCATGCGATGGCGGTAGGCGACCATTTCGCGGTGTTGATCCGCGGCGCGATTGCCGCAGATTTCCGCAAGGGAGAGAAAACCCGCGAGGAGATTGCCGATCTCATGGCAGGGGGAGAGTCCATGTCGGCTCTGGAGGCCTCGATCGAGGTCTATCAGGACACCCATGACGGGCACAGCCCGCAGACCGCCGGCTGA
- the cysN gene encoding sulfate adenylyltransferase subunit CysN, which yields MTANQQDPIYKTDALIAEDIDQYLKVHQHKTMLRFITCGSVDDGKSTLIGRLLYDSKMIFEDQLATLEADSKRVGTQGQEIDFALLVDGLAAEREQGITIDVAYRFFATEKRKFIVADTPGHEQYTRNMVTGASTADLAVILIDARKGVLTQTKRHSYLVKLLGIKNVVLAVNKMDLVGYSQETFDQIVADYTEFGKTIGLTDFVPMPISGYKGDNITTPSENMPWFTGTPLLPHLETVEITSSHEPVDAPFRMPVQWVNRPNLDFRGFAGLVASGRIAPGDEIRVLPSGKTSKVAQIVTFEGNRDEAIAGEAITITLEDEIDCSRGQVIVAAQSPLEVADQFESTIIWMDEEEMIPGRAYWLKIGTQTVSATVQAPKYEVNVNTQEHLATKTLDLNAIGVANITTDREIPFAPYEENHDLGGFILIDKMTNQTVAAGMLHFALRRSTNVHWQATDISRESHASMKNQKPAVLWLTGLSGSGKSTIANIVEKKLARMNRHTFLLDGDNVRHGLNKDLGFTEADRIENIRRVGEVAKLMTDAGLIVITAFISPFRSERDMVRGMMQPGEFVEVFVDTPLEVAEERDVKGLYKKARSGQLKNFTGIDSPYEAPDNAELRIDTTEMTPEEAADLIIARLIP from the coding sequence ATGACTGCAAACCAACAAGACCCGATCTACAAGACCGACGCGCTGATCGCGGAAGATATCGACCAGTATCTGAAGGTCCACCAGCACAAGACCATGCTGCGCTTCATCACCTGCGGCTCGGTCGATGACGGGAAATCCACCCTGATCGGCCGCCTGCTCTATGATAGCAAGATGATCTTCGAGGATCAGCTGGCAACGCTCGAAGCCGATTCCAAGCGCGTGGGCACCCAGGGCCAGGAGATCGACTTCGCGCTCTTGGTCGATGGTCTTGCCGCCGAGCGCGAGCAGGGCATCACTATCGACGTGGCTTACCGCTTCTTCGCCACCGAGAAGCGCAAGTTCATTGTCGCCGATACTCCCGGCCACGAGCAATATACCCGCAACATGGTCACCGGCGCCTCGACCGCCGATCTGGCCGTGATCCTGATCGATGCGCGTAAAGGCGTGCTGACCCAGACCAAGCGTCACTCCTATCTGGTGAAACTCTTGGGCATCAAGAATGTGGTGCTTGCGGTCAACAAGATGGATCTCGTGGGCTATTCGCAGGAGACCTTCGACCAGATCGTGGCCGATTACACCGAATTCGGCAAAACCATCGGCCTGACCGATTTCGTGCCGATGCCGATCTCCGGGTATAAGGGCGACAACATCACCACGCCGTCCGAGAACATGCCGTGGTTCACTGGCACGCCGCTGCTGCCGCATCTGGAAACGGTCGAGATCACCTCGTCGCACGAACCCGTCGACGCACCCTTCCGTATGCCGGTGCAATGGGTGAACCGCCCCAATCTCGATTTCCGCGGCTTTGCAGGCCTCGTGGCCTCGGGCCGGATCGCACCGGGCGACGAGATCCGCGTGCTGCCCTCGGGCAAGACCTCCAAAGTGGCGCAGATCGTGACTTTCGAGGGCAATCGCGACGAAGCGATTGCAGGCGAGGCGATCACCATCACGCTCGAAGACGAGATCGACTGCTCGCGCGGTCAGGTCATCGTGGCGGCGCAAAGCCCGCTCGAAGTGGCCGACCAGTTCGAATCGACCATCATCTGGATGGACGAGGAAGAGATGATCCCCGGTCGCGCCTATTGGCTCAAGATCGGCACCCAGACCGTTTCGGCCACCGTTCAGGCGCCGAAATACGAGGTGAACGTCAACACGCAGGAGCATCTTGCGACCAAGACGCTGGATCTGAACGCGATCGGGGTGGCCAATATCACCACCGACCGCGAGATCCCCTTCGCGCCCTATGAGGAGAACCACGATCTTGGTGGCTTCATCCTCATCGACAAAATGACCAACCAGACGGTCGCGGCCGGCATGTTGCATTTCGCGCTGCGCCGCTCGACCAATGTCCATTGGCAGGCCACCGACATCTCGCGCGAGAGCCATGCGTCGATGAAGAACCAGAAGCCAGCCGTGCTCTGGCTCACCGGCCTCTCGGGCTCGGGCAAATCGACCATCGCAAATATCGTCGAGAAGAAACTGGCGCGGATGAACCGCCACACCTTCCTGCTCGATGGCGACAACGTGCGCCACGGCCTGAACAAGGATCTGGGCTTCACCGAGGCCGACCGGATCGAGAATATCCGTCGTGTGGGCGAGGTTGCCAAGCTGATGACCGATGCCGGTCTCATCGTGATCACCGCCTTCATCTCGCCCTTCCGTTCGGAGCGTGACATGGTGCGCGGGATGATGCAGCCGGGCGAGTTCGTCGAGGTCTTCGTGGATACGCCGCTGGAAGTCGCCGAAGAGCGCGATGTGAAAGGCCTTTATAAAAAGGCCCGTTCGGGTCAGCTGAAGAACTTCACGGGCATCGACAGCCCCTATGAAGCCCCTGACAATGCCGAATTGCGCATCGACACGACCGAGATGACGCCGGAAGAAGCTGCCGATCTGATCATCGCGCGTCTGATTCCCTGA
- a CDS encoding substrate-binding domain-containing protein: MKFKSALLAASVLALSASGAMAANIAVIAGSIEDGFFNLIKKGVDDATLVVEANGGQVNYLRTPNYDNFGPDLVTLINQAVAQGVDGIAIPVWVPEAQVPALQAAADKGIKIMMYNSGSDVKEDVHGINYFGSDEFVAGVAGGEYMAEHGAKKILCHIHTPGAVNHEARCAGVVEGAKKGGAEVNILRTPANLDGDVTGTAESIKSELVADQGIDAVITLAAWSADAAANAVGQIGAQDRVKIGSFDMNPAVLDRIKGGTQTMAIDQQPYLQGFLATSMLAAHIDFGTELATDPVLTGPAIIDASNIDTALQGVAKGAR, from the coding sequence ATGAAATTCAAATCTGCCCTGCTTGCAGCATCGGTACTGGCGCTAAGCGCCTCGGGCGCCATGGCCGCCAACATCGCGGTGATCGCGGGCTCCATCGAGGACGGGTTCTTCAACCTGATCAAGAAAGGCGTCGATGATGCGACGCTGGTCGTCGAAGCCAATGGCGGTCAGGTCAACTACCTGCGCACGCCCAATTACGACAATTTCGGCCCCGATCTGGTAACGCTCATTAATCAGGCTGTCGCACAGGGTGTGGACGGGATCGCGATCCCCGTCTGGGTACCCGAGGCACAGGTTCCTGCCTTGCAGGCAGCCGCCGATAAAGGCATCAAGATCATGATGTATAACTCGGGCTCGGATGTAAAAGAGGATGTCCACGGCATCAACTATTTCGGCTCGGATGAGTTTGTCGCCGGTGTTGCGGGTGGCGAATACATGGCCGAACATGGTGCCAAGAAGATCCTGTGCCACATCCACACGCCCGGTGCGGTGAACCACGAAGCACGCTGCGCGGGTGTGGTCGAGGGAGCCAAGAAAGGCGGCGCCGAGGTCAATATCCTGCGGACCCCGGCCAATCTTGATGGCGATGTGACCGGCACCGCCGAGTCGATCAAATCGGAACTGGTCGCCGACCAGGGCATCGATGCGGTCATCACCCTTGCCGCGTGGTCGGCAGATGCCGCGGCCAATGCCGTGGGCCAGATCGGCGCGCAGGACCGTGTGAAGATCGGCAGCTTCGACATGAACCCCGCGGTGCTTGACCGCATCAAGGGGGGCACCCAGACCATGGCGATCGACCAGCAGCCCTATCTGCAAGGCTTCCTCGCAACCTCGATGCTGGCGGCGCATATCGATTTCGGCACCGAACTGGCGACCGATCCCGTCCTGACCGGCCCCGCGATCATCGATGCCAGCAACATCGATACCGCCCTGCAAGGCGTCGCCAAAGGCGCGCGTTAA
- a CDS encoding transporter substrate-binding domain-containing protein, which produces MKLNRRAALMAAAATALLPKQLLAQGKTEWAGIKAAGKVRAGAVEAKPWFTQDFASGEWKGLVPDILEAVFAPEGISVEYVDTQWGTAVAGLQSGRFDLMGAYNSTPERAEAIDFTKAIGGLRLTILTLKDNAASFASWDAIDSPDVKLAVIDGSGAARILQPKLTKTTWVATPSSDTMFLELESGRVDAIVTSDAQVADYIASRDRGTMVIPEPVERQPTNIGLRKSEDHELLDWLDTRIAALEADGTMDKIWAKYTSVEGSTKS; this is translated from the coding sequence ATGAAACTGAACAGACGTGCGGCGCTGATGGCGGCCGCAGCCACTGCCCTATTGCCCAAACAGCTTCTGGCGCAAGGCAAGACCGAATGGGCTGGGATTAAGGCGGCAGGCAAGGTGCGTGCCGGCGCGGTCGAGGCGAAACCCTGGTTCACACAGGATTTCGCAAGCGGTGAATGGAAAGGCCTCGTGCCCGATATCCTCGAGGCGGTGTTCGCGCCCGAAGGCATCTCCGTCGAATATGTCGACACCCAATGGGGCACTGCTGTGGCGGGCCTGCAATCGGGCCGCTTCGACCTGATGGGCGCTTATAATTCCACGCCCGAACGGGCCGAAGCCATCGATTTCACCAAGGCAATCGGCGGGTTGCGCCTGACGATCCTGACGCTGAAAGACAACGCCGCAAGCTTTGCCAGCTGGGACGCGATCGATAGTCCCGATGTCAAACTTGCCGTGATCGACGGCTCGGGGGCGGCCCGCATCCTGCAGCCCAAACTGACCAAGACCACATGGGTCGCCACGCCATCGAGCGATACCATGTTCCTCGAACTGGAAAGCGGGCGCGTCGATGCCATCGTGACCTCGGATGCGCAGGTCGCCGATTACATCGCCAGCCGCGACCGTGGCACTATGGTCATCCCCGAACCGGTCGAGCGTCAGCCCACCAATATCGGCCTGCGCAAATCCGAGGACCACGAGCTTCTTGACTGGCTCGATACCCGCATTGCCGCCCTCGAAGCCGATGGCACAATGGACAAGATCTGGGCGAAATACACCAGCGTCGAGGGTTCGACCAAGTCATGA
- a CDS encoding Gfo/Idh/MocA family oxidoreductase, which translates to MTIRLGLIGAGLMGADHARIIALDLPDASLQVVCDMDPTRARAVADACGAADIASDPEAMIAREDVDALIVASPDFTHAPLSLACIHAGKKVLMEKPLSQSPAQCLEVIGAETRSGARHVMLGFMRRYDRAYAEMRAALGAGRLGRPLMMHNFHRNVETPAADFTGAMAITNSAPHEFDVVRHVLGCEYTSISASQPRRSDSRVAPVVMVLETGDGQIVTIEVNNNAAYGYDVRAELVGETASISMNHVAYTRMEGALASSAAYDADWRGRYHEAYVAQNRAFLGFVETGLFPEIAADCWDGYCAALVAETGARALASGAKEPVNMASRPAFYESRKGDTL; encoded by the coding sequence ATGACCATCCGATTAGGCCTGATCGGCGCGGGCCTCATGGGCGCGGACCACGCCCGCATCATCGCCCTCGATCTGCCTGACGCATCCTTGCAAGTGGTCTGCGACATGGACCCGACCCGTGCGCGCGCTGTGGCCGATGCCTGTGGAGCCGCCGATATCGCCAGCGACCCCGAGGCGATGATCGCCCGCGAGGATGTGGATGCGCTGATCGTGGCGAGCCCCGATTTCACCCACGCGCCCTTGTCGCTCGCCTGTATTCATGCGGGCAAGAAGGTGCTGATGGAAAAGCCTCTCTCGCAATCGCCTGCACAATGTCTGGAAGTGATCGGGGCCGAGACCCGCAGCGGCGCACGCCATGTCATGCTGGGGTTCATGCGGCGCTATGACCGCGCCTATGCAGAGATGCGCGCGGCTCTGGGCGCGGGCCGTCTGGGACGCCCGCTGATGATGCATAATTTCCACCGCAATGTCGAAACCCCGGCGGCGGATTTCACCGGCGCGATGGCGATCACCAATTCCGCCCCGCATGAGTTCGACGTGGTGCGCCATGTGCTGGGGTGCGAGTATACGAGCATCTCGGCTTCGCAACCGCGCCGGTCCGATAGCCGCGTGGCCCCTGTCGTGATGGTGCTGGAAACCGGAGACGGGCAAATCGTCACGATCGAGGTGAACAATAACGCAGCCTATGGCTATGATGTGCGCGCCGAGCTGGTGGGCGAGACGGCCTCCATTTCTATGAACCATGTGGCCTATACCCGCATGGAAGGCGCGCTTGCCAGCAGCGCCGCCTATGACGCCGATTGGCGCGGACGATATCACGAGGCCTATGTGGCACAGAACCGCGCCTTTCTGGGCTTTGTCGAAACCGGCCTCTTCCCCGAGATCGCCGCCGATTGCTGGGATGGCTATTGCGCCGCCCTCGTGGCCGAGACAGGAGCACGGGCTCTGGCCAGCGGTGCCAAAGAACCCGTAAACATGGCTTCCCGTCCTGCCTTTTATGAATCGCGTAAGGGAGACACCCTATGA
- a CDS encoding ABC transporter permease, translating to MPPKPDAPTSTPFSVSGLFRRPEMGAFMGMVLVFIFFSIFGYDRNFLSPFGTSSWMNAASTIGIIAIPVGFLMIAGELDISIGAMVPAAKMAMAISCGYYGLPFVVGLVLTFAIAAAVGTVNGLLVTRTKVPSLIVTLATLFSVAGLTLFLSLFLTDTTSQAMPSPEWAKFVFGSYHIWGLQSSVFWWFALAAMLYFFLHQSPWGNWIFGMGGDKESAHNAGIPTDKLKIGLFVLTAMAAALSGICEATLANSATTTTNFALIFNCIIAVVVGGVLLTGGFGTVSGIFFGTATLAIVQQGIGYTPFDRNLSSLIIGVMLLIAVLMNDSFRRMALSMSGKKK from the coding sequence ATGCCCCCGAAACCCGATGCGCCCACATCTACCCCGTTTTCCGTCTCCGGCCTGTTCCGACGCCCCGAAATGGGCGCCTTCATGGGTATGGTGCTTGTTTTTATCTTTTTCAGTATCTTCGGATATGATCGTAACTTCCTCTCGCCCTTCGGCACGTCCAGCTGGATGAACGCGGCTTCGACCATCGGGATCATTGCTATTCCCGTTGGTTTTCTGATGATCGCAGGTGAGCTTGATATCTCCATCGGTGCTATGGTCCCCGCAGCCAAAATGGCGATGGCCATAAGTTGCGGCTATTACGGGCTGCCTTTCGTGGTGGGCCTTGTGCTGACCTTCGCGATTGCCGCAGCGGTGGGCACGGTGAACGGGCTTCTGGTCACTCGCACCAAGGTGCCCTCACTCATCGTGACGCTGGCCACACTGTTTTCCGTAGCCGGCCTGACGCTCTTCCTGTCGCTCTTCCTGACCGACACCACAAGCCAGGCCATGCCTTCGCCCGAATGGGCCAAATTCGTCTTCGGCTCCTATCATATTTGGGGTCTGCAATCCTCGGTCTTCTGGTGGTTTGCACTGGCCGCGATGCTCTATTTCTTCCTGCATCAATCGCCCTGGGGGAACTGGATCTTCGGGATGGGAGGCGACAAGGAAAGCGCACATAATGCGGGCATCCCTACCGACAAGTTGAAAATCGGCCTCTTCGTGCTGACCGCGATGGCCGCCGCCCTCTCGGGTATCTGCGAGGCAACGCTGGCAAACTCGGCCACCACCACCACCAACTTCGCACTGATCTTCAACTGCATTATCGCGGTCGTCGTGGGTGGCGTGCTGCTGACAGGCGGCTTTGGCACCGTCTCCGGGATCTTCTTCGGCACCGCGACCCTGGCCATCGTCCAGCAGGGCATCGGCTACACGCCCTTCGACCGTAATCTCAGCTCGCTGATCATCGGGGTCATGCTGCTGATCGCGGTTCTGATGAATGACAGTTTCCGCCGTATGGCGCTGTCGATGTCCGGCAAGAAGAAATAA